A window of the Helianthus annuus cultivar XRQ/B chromosome 4, HanXRQr2.0-SUNRISE, whole genome shotgun sequence genome harbors these coding sequences:
- the LOC110923440 gene encoding cytochrome P450 CYP82H23 isoform X2: MDLSHMQENYTVVLGTFALIVVLYYISFFYKTTATPPKAGGAWPIIGHFKVFNGPDLPHVTLSSMADRYGPIFTVRLGIRNILVVSNWEIVKDIFTTHDVIVSDRPSYIATKILGKNGASFSFTPYGPYWRGMRKIISQELLSNSRLNKLKHVQVFELENSIKNMHELWREKKDEQGKVLVEMKKWFGELNMNIILKMVAGKRYTRGESEDQEEMMSCREVIREWLHYLGLFLLADALPFLGWLDFSGYKKKKKMKRVTRELDSMLGKLLEEHRRKRSYGKAAEVKDFMDVMTKIVEDDDIAGFNADTIIKATCECGYNHYDANMDTFITTKQ; the protein is encoded by the exons ATGGATCTTTCACATATGCAAGAGAATTACACAGTCGTTCTTGGAACTTTTGCCTTGATTGTAGTCCTCTACTACATATCATTTTTCTACAAAACCACTGCTACTCCTCCTAAAGCAGGTGGTGCATGGCCTATAATAGGCCACTTCAAAGTTTTTAATGGTCCTGATCTTCCCCATGTAACCTTGTCCTCCATGGCTGACCGATATGGACCCATCTTCACTGTACGGCTTGGCATTCGTAACATCTTGGTGGTGAGTAATTGGGAAATAGTTAAGGATATCTTTACCACTCATGATGTGATTGTTTCAGACCGTCCGAGTTACATAGCCACAAAGATTTTGGGAAAAAACGGTGCTTCTTTTTCATTCACACCTTATGGTCCGTATTGGCGTGGAATGCGTAAAATCATCTCCCAAGAGTTGTTGTCTAATAGTCGGCTCAACAAGCTTAAGCATGTTCAAGTGTTTGAACTAGAAAACTCAATTAAAAACATGCATGAGCTTTGGAGGGAGAAGAAAGATGAGCAAGGGAAAGTGTTGGTGGAAATGAAGAAATGGTTTGGGGAATTAAATATGAATATAATTCTTAAAATGGTAGCCGGAAAAAGGTACACCAGAGGCGAGAGCGAAGATCAAGAGGAGATGATGAGTTGTCGTGAAGTGATAAGGGAGTGGCTTCACTACCTGGGGTTGTTTTTGCTGGCTGATGCTCTTCCTTTTCTAGGTTGGTTGGATTTCAGtggttataaaaagaaaaagaaaatgaaacgAGTTACAAGGGAACTTGATTCCATGCTAGGAAAATTGCTAGAAGAGCATCGTCGAAAAAGATCTTACGGAAAGGCTGCAGAGGTAAAAGACTTCATGGATGTGATGACCAAGATTGTAGAAGACGACGATATAGCGGGTTTCAATGCTGATACCATCATTAAAGCCACTTGTGAG TGCGGATACAACCACTACGATGCTAACATGGACACTTTCATTACTACTAAACAATAG
- the LOC110923440 gene encoding cytochrome P450 CYP82D47 isoform X1, producing MDLSHMQENYTVVLGTFALIVVLYYISFFYKTTATPPKAGGAWPIIGHFKVFNGPDLPHVTLSSMADRYGPIFTVRLGIRNILVVSNWEIVKDIFTTHDVIVSDRPSYIATKILGKNGASFSFTPYGPYWRGMRKIISQELLSNSRLNKLKHVQVFELENSIKNMHELWREKKDEQGKVLVEMKKWFGELNMNIILKMVAGKRYTRGESEDQEEMMSCREVIREWLHYLGLFLLADALPFLGWLDFSGYKKKKKMKRVTRELDSMLGKLLEEHRRKRSYGKAAEVKDFMDVMTKIVEDDDIAGFNADTIIKATCESLIAGSADTTTTMLTWTLSLLLNNSYALRKAQEELDTQVGKNRQVNETDIQNLVYLQAVVKETLRLYPATFLNPPRAFTKDCTIAGYHVPKGTWVIVNTWKLHRDPKIWSDPCEFRPERFLSANHMGLDVKWTNFDLIPFGVGRRRCPGIGLASQILHMVLATLLQNFDFSIPNDALIDMSATPGLTNAKATSLEVLVSSRLNATI from the exons ATGGATCTTTCACATATGCAAGAGAATTACACAGTCGTTCTTGGAACTTTTGCCTTGATTGTAGTCCTCTACTACATATCATTTTTCTACAAAACCACTGCTACTCCTCCTAAAGCAGGTGGTGCATGGCCTATAATAGGCCACTTCAAAGTTTTTAATGGTCCTGATCTTCCCCATGTAACCTTGTCCTCCATGGCTGACCGATATGGACCCATCTTCACTGTACGGCTTGGCATTCGTAACATCTTGGTGGTGAGTAATTGGGAAATAGTTAAGGATATCTTTACCACTCATGATGTGATTGTTTCAGACCGTCCGAGTTACATAGCCACAAAGATTTTGGGAAAAAACGGTGCTTCTTTTTCATTCACACCTTATGGTCCGTATTGGCGTGGAATGCGTAAAATCATCTCCCAAGAGTTGTTGTCTAATAGTCGGCTCAACAAGCTTAAGCATGTTCAAGTGTTTGAACTAGAAAACTCAATTAAAAACATGCATGAGCTTTGGAGGGAGAAGAAAGATGAGCAAGGGAAAGTGTTGGTGGAAATGAAGAAATGGTTTGGGGAATTAAATATGAATATAATTCTTAAAATGGTAGCCGGAAAAAGGTACACCAGAGGCGAGAGCGAAGATCAAGAGGAGATGATGAGTTGTCGTGAAGTGATAAGGGAGTGGCTTCACTACCTGGGGTTGTTTTTGCTGGCTGATGCTCTTCCTTTTCTAGGTTGGTTGGATTTCAGtggttataaaaagaaaaagaaaatgaaacgAGTTACAAGGGAACTTGATTCCATGCTAGGAAAATTGCTAGAAGAGCATCGTCGAAAAAGATCTTACGGAAAGGCTGCAGAGGTAAAAGACTTCATGGATGTGATGACCAAGATTGTAGAAGACGACGATATAGCGGGTTTCAATGCTGATACCATCATTAAAGCCACTTGTGAG TCTCTTATCGCGGGTAGTGCGGATACAACCACTACGATGCTAACATGGACACTTTCATTACTACTAAACAATAGCTACGCTCTCAGAAAGGCACAAGAAGAACTTGATACACAAGTGGGAAAAAATAGACAAGTAAATGAAACAGATATACAAAATCTGGTCTATCTCCAAGCTGTAGTAAAAGAAACTTTGCGACTATACCCAGCCACATTCCTAAATCCACCAAGAGCCTTCACGAAAGATTGTACAATAGCTGGCTACCATGTCCCCAAAGGCACGTGGGTAATAGTTAATACGTGGAAGCTCCACCGTGATCCAAAGATATGGTCAGACCCATGCGAGTTTAGACCAGAGAGGTTCCTATCCGCAAACCATATGGGCTTAGATGTAAAGTGGACAAACTTTGACTTGATTCCTTTTGGAGTCGGCAGAAGGCGTTGCCCTGGAATTGGTTTGGCAAGTCAAATATTACATATGGTTTTAGCCACCTTGCTACAAAACTTTGATTTCTCGATTCCAAACGATGCACTTATTGATATGAGTGCGACTCCTGGACTGACAAATGCCAAGGCAACTTCGCTTGAAGTCCTAGTATCCTCACGCTTGAATGCAACTATATAA